From Methanobacterium congolense, one genomic window encodes:
- the fhcD gene encoding formylmethanofuran--tetrahydromethanopterin N-formyltransferase, whose protein sequence is MEINGVEIEDNFAEAFGIQTSRILITAATKKLAKVAAVEATGYGTSVIGCPAEAGIDCYVPPQETPDGRPGYIIMICNMDKKKLDHELLERIGMCILTAATTAVFDAMEEPDEKFKTGHKLKFYGDGYEKVLDIQGRKIHSIPLMSGDFLVESELGVKAGVAGGNLFILAENQPAGLLAADAAVDAIKAVPGAITPFPGGIVASGSKVGSNKYKFLNASTNEKMCVTLKGDVEGCNIPENVDGVYEIVIDGVDEEAVKAAMKAGIEAATKVNGVLQISAGNFGGNLGKYNIKLQELF, encoded by the coding sequence ATGGAAATAAACGGCGTGGAAATAGAAGATAACTTTGCAGAAGCATTCGGTATACAGACATCCAGAATTCTCATAACTGCAGCAACCAAAAAACTGGCAAAGGTAGCGGCTGTGGAAGCTACAGGCTACGGAACATCCGTTATTGGATGCCCAGCAGAGGCAGGAATAGACTGCTACGTACCTCCACAGGAAACACCTGACGGAAGGCCAGGATACATCATCATGATCTGCAACATGGACAAGAAAAAACTCGACCATGAGCTCCTTGAACGTATTGGAATGTGCATACTCACAGCAGCAACCACAGCTGTCTTCGATGCAATGGAAGAACCAGACGAAAAATTCAAAACAGGTCACAAGCTCAAATTCTACGGTGACGGATACGAAAAAGTCCTTGACATCCAGGGAAGAAAGATACACTCAATCCCGCTCATGTCCGGAGATTTCCTTGTTGAATCCGAACTGGGAGTAAAAGCAGGAGTTGCAGGGGGAAACCTGTTCATACTCGCTGAAAACCAGCCAGCAGGACTCTTAGCTGCAGATGCAGCAGTAGACGCTATTAAAGCAGTACCTGGCGCTATAACACCATTCCCAGGGGGGATAGTTGCTTCAGGTTCCAAGGTAGGTTCAAACAAGTACAAGTTCCTCAACGCATCCACCAACGAAAAAATGTGCGTAACACTCAAGGGCGATGTTGAAGGATGTAACATCCCAGAAAACGTTGACGGAGTCTATGAGATAGTTATAGACGGTGTGGATGAAGAAGCAGTTAAAGCAGCAATGAAAGCAGGTATAGAAGCTGCAACCAAAGTTAACGGTGTTCTACAGATCAGCGCGGGTAACTTCGGTGGAAATCTGGGTAAATACAACATAAAACTGCAGGAACTGTTCTAA
- a CDS encoding UPF0104 family protein, whose product MKYKTLALFLVGIGVLAVMVLFIGPGEVESAIALANPWYVAIAVLVQFAIYGLWTFRWDITIKSLDITAKKRHILPMLMVGLAINNLTPSARGGGEPVRAYILGKYSKSPMENAFATVVADRGLDTFPFVVLAVFSITYSVLYLKLSEITIGALIAALLILLVAFFIIIYMCINEGAGKKITMWLVRLIKRFSRKEHSNIENKALKALNNFQDSIKSMMKNRNVLLYGLPLSFVIWLFEIARVYIVFSAFGVQVSPGVIAVVFVIATLIGMIPLLPGGLGAVDGIMILMYSIAGVPPSISAAATIVERLISFWMTSVIGMLLLPYFGTGVMDKVSEEMGQ is encoded by the coding sequence ATGAAATATAAAACTCTTGCACTATTTTTGGTGGGAATTGGAGTACTTGCTGTAATGGTATTATTCATAGGGCCTGGAGAAGTTGAAAGTGCAATTGCGCTTGCAAATCCATGGTACGTGGCCATTGCAGTTCTTGTACAATTTGCAATATATGGTCTCTGGACCTTTAGATGGGATATAACCATTAAATCCCTTGACATAACTGCTAAAAAACGGCACATACTGCCAATGCTCATGGTTGGCCTTGCAATAAACAACCTCACCCCAAGTGCAAGGGGAGGGGGAGAACCTGTAAGGGCATACATACTGGGCAAATATTCAAAGTCACCCATGGAAAATGCCTTTGCAACTGTAGTAGCTGATAGAGGTCTTGACACCTTCCCCTTCGTGGTGCTTGCAGTTTTCTCTATCACCTACTCGGTTCTCTACTTGAAACTATCGGAAATCACAATAGGGGCTCTTATAGCTGCCCTTTTGATTCTCCTGGTAGCATTTTTCATCATAATCTACATGTGCATAAATGAAGGGGCTGGAAAAAAGATAACCATGTGGCTTGTGAGGCTTATAAAAAGATTCTCCAGAAAAGAACACAGCAACATTGAAAACAAAGCTTTAAAGGCTTTGAACAACTTTCAGGACAGCATCAAGTCCATGATGAAAAATAGGAATGTCCTGCTGTATGGTCTGCCACTATCATTCGTGATATGGCTCTTTGAGATAGCGAGGGTTTACATAGTATTTTCAGCCTTCGGTGTTCAGGTTTCTCCGGGAGTTATAGCAGTTGTTTTTGTAATAGCAACGCTGATTGGAATGATACCTCTTTTACCAGGAGGTTTGGGGGCTGTTGATGGTATAATGATACTCATGTACTCAATCGCAGGTGTACCACCTTCAATAAGTGCAGCTGCAACCATAGTTGAGAGACTCATATCCTTCTGGATGACCTCGGTCATAGGAATGCTACTCCTTCCTTACTTTGGAACAGGTGTTATGGACAAGGTTTCTGAGGAGATGGGGCAGTAA
- a CDS encoding metallophosphoesterase, translated as MIGIMADTHDNLSAIRDAVQLFNENGVELVIHAGDLIAPFTAKEFQKLDANFVAVFGNNDGERDGLKTAYHDLCLLEDFREFSVSGRKFAVIHGTQEPIVNALAKSGLYDVVIRGHTHKTEIIKDDTVIVNPGEVCGYVSGDRTVVLLDPETLGHEIVHL; from the coding sequence ATGATAGGTATAATGGCAGACACCCATGATAATCTAAGTGCAATTAGAGATGCAGTTCAACTATTCAATGAGAATGGCGTTGAACTTGTTATACATGCAGGGGATTTAATAGCTCCTTTTACAGCTAAAGAATTCCAGAAACTCGATGCGAACTTTGTTGCAGTTTTTGGAAATAACGATGGTGAAAGGGATGGCCTGAAAACCGCCTACCATGATCTTTGCCTGCTTGAAGATTTCAGGGAATTTTCAGTTTCAGGTAGGAAATTTGCAGTTATCCATGGAACACAAGAGCCAATTGTGAATGCACTGGCTAAAAGTGGACTTTACGATGTTGTTATAAGGGGACACACCCATAAAACTGAAATAATAAAGGACGATACAGTGATTGTAAATCCTGGAGAGGTTTGTGGTTACGTTTCAGGGGATAGGACCGTTGTGCTCCTGGATCCAGAGACTTTGGGTCATGAAATTGTACACCTCTAA
- a CDS encoding TRAM domain-containing protein, producing the protein MFGNNYDRNDSYESRENSAPINVGEEYDVKIEDLGRDGDGIARIEGFVIFVTGAKVGDEVKIKINSTRRNFAFAEIVE; encoded by the coding sequence TTGTTCGGAAATAATTACGACAGAAATGATAGCTACGAAAGTAGAGAAAATTCAGCTCCTATTAACGTAGGAGAAGAATACGATGTTAAAATTGAAGATCTCGGAAGGGACGGAGACGGAATCGCACGTATAGAAGGTTTTGTTATATTCGTAACAGGCGCAAAAGTAGGCGACGAAGTCAAAATCAAAATTAACTCAACCAGAAGGAACTTTGCCTTCGCAGAAATAGTCGAATAA
- a CDS encoding slipin family protein, whose product MDIITLFIIGIVILIILGLSIRIVNQYERGVVFRLGKVIGLRQPGLRLIIPLVDRMVKVSLRIVTMPIPSQKIITQDNVSIDVAAVAYFKVVDALNSVVVIENYNRAVNQIAQTTVRSVIGQFTLDEVLSETPKINERIKEIIDSHSEPWGISVTAVEIKDIKLPESMKRAIAKQAEAEREKRSKIITSEGEFLSAAKLGEAADIIENHPIALQLRNLQVLSEIAVEKNSTIVFPAQLMTTIQEIKEFMAQESLKDEKK is encoded by the coding sequence ATGGATATAATAACTCTTTTCATTATAGGCATAGTGATTTTAATCATACTCGGTCTTTCAATCAGAATAGTGAACCAGTATGAAAGAGGGGTGGTTTTCCGTCTGGGAAAAGTTATAGGACTTAGGCAGCCCGGACTTAGACTTATAATACCCCTTGTGGACAGGATGGTAAAGGTTTCCCTGCGTATCGTGACCATGCCAATACCCTCCCAGAAGATCATAACCCAGGACAACGTTTCAATAGATGTGGCTGCAGTGGCCTACTTCAAGGTGGTTGACGCCCTTAACTCAGTTGTCGTCATTGAAAACTACAACAGAGCAGTTAACCAGATAGCACAGACCACGGTTCGAAGCGTCATAGGACAGTTCACACTGGACGAGGTTCTATCAGAAACCCCAAAGATAAACGAGAGGATCAAAGAAATAATCGACTCACACAGTGAACCCTGGGGAATAAGTGTTACAGCAGTTGAAATCAAGGACATTAAACTTCCTGAATCAATGAAACGCGCCATAGCCAAACAGGCTGAGGCAGAGAGGGAGAAAAGATCCAAGATCATCACATCTGAGGGTGAATTCCTATCAGCAGCCAAACTCGGTGAAGCTGCAGACATCATTGAAAACCATCCAATAGCACTTCAACTTCGTAACCTGCAAGTTTTAAGTGAAATAGCCGTGGAAAAAAACTCCACAATAGTTTTCCCAGCCCAACTCATGACAACCATACAGGAAATCAAGGAGTTCATGGCCCAGGAAAGTTTGAAGGATGAAAAAAAGTGA
- a CDS encoding TrkH family potassium uptake protein, with protein sequence MRGYLRKRDFFVIFQNLGTVMEGVGAVVLIPLIVALIYNEQTYLCFLVPALISLSIGYVLKRFSGEGTNLRLKHGMIIAALAWLWAALIGSLCLYLSTDISFLDAYFESMSAWTGSGLTMYANVEILPKSVLFLRSLEQWVGGLGVVIVVIGVLIRPGTAAARLYKAEAREEKIKPNIVNTVKTIWWIYLFYTVLGITLYVIAGMPLFDAINNCFTNLSTGGMSIKNDNIGAYHSIWIYIVTMVLMILGGTSFLVHYKAIKGKITDVLKDIQFQAMIIIVTVFSVLLMLYGNLSDINSVFYVVSALSCTGSNTMTSIQMVNWTAYVKIILVACMIIGMSAGSTTGALKLIRVVTLVKGVYWDILKVVSPEGSVIPRKISGKTVKDAEIKEAGSYVFLYFFCILVSWIVFTKYGYGGIDSLFEIASAQGNVGLSVGITSATMPKIPEIFMIINMWVGRIEIIPAIVLLKVGFDLFKRL encoded by the coding sequence ATGAGAGGTTACCTTAGAAAGAGAGATTTTTTTGTTATATTCCAGAACCTTGGAACTGTGATGGAAGGTGTAGGGGCTGTTGTACTCATACCATTGATTGTTGCACTCATCTACAACGAACAGACTTACCTGTGTTTTCTTGTACCTGCACTGATTTCACTTTCCATTGGTTACGTTCTAAAACGTTTCTCTGGTGAAGGTACCAACCTCAGACTCAAGCATGGAATGATAATAGCTGCTCTTGCATGGCTTTGGGCAGCATTGATAGGAAGTCTCTGTCTTTACCTTTCAACAGACATAAGTTTTCTTGATGCCTACTTCGAGAGCATGTCCGCATGGACAGGCAGTGGTCTGACCATGTACGCAAACGTTGAAATACTCCCAAAATCTGTTTTGTTCCTAAGAAGCCTTGAACAATGGGTTGGAGGGCTTGGAGTAGTAATTGTAGTTATAGGAGTGCTTATAAGGCCCGGAACTGCTGCTGCAAGACTTTACAAAGCTGAAGCCCGTGAGGAGAAAATAAAACCCAACATAGTCAACACAGTGAAGACAATATGGTGGATCTATCTATTTTACACAGTTCTTGGAATAACACTCTATGTCATTGCAGGTATGCCCCTCTTCGATGCAATCAACAACTGTTTCACAAACCTCTCCACAGGAGGTATGTCCATTAAAAACGACAACATCGGAGCATACCACAGCATCTGGATCTACATCGTAACAATGGTTCTGATGATACTTGGAGGTACAAGCTTCCTCGTACATTACAAAGCCATTAAAGGAAAAATAACTGATGTATTAAAGGACATACAATTCCAGGCCATGATAATTATAGTTACAGTTTTTTCAGTACTTTTAATGCTTTACGGCAATTTATCCGATATTAACTCTGTTTTTTACGTTGTTTCAGCCCTAAGCTGTACCGGTTCAAACACAATGACCAGCATCCAAATGGTCAACTGGACAGCCTACGTAAAGATAATACTGGTGGCGTGTATGATAATCGGTATGTCTGCAGGTTCAACAACAGGTGCATTGAAACTCATAAGGGTAGTTACACTTGTAAAGGGCGTTTACTGGGATATATTGAAAGTTGTGTCCCCTGAAGGTTCTGTAATTCCAAGGAAGATATCTGGAAAAACCGTTAAAGATGCAGAGATAAAAGAGGCAGGAAGTTACGTGTTCCTGTACTTCTTCTGCATACTAGTAAGCTGGATCGTTTTCACCAAGTATGGATACGGAGGAATAGATTCTTTGTTTGAAATTGCATCAGCACAGGGTAACGTGGGTCTTTCTGTGGGAATAACATCTGCAACCATGCCAAAGATCCCTGAGATATTCATGATCATTAATATGTGGGTTGGAAGGATCGAGATCATTCCTGCAATCGTGCTCCTCAAGGTTGGATTCGATCTATTCAAAAGGCTTTAA
- a CDS encoding potassium channel family protein: MYVVIMGSGRVGVSLAASLVSGGHDITIIDNDASLCSDAASEMDALVICGNGTDVKTLEEANIRDADVFVAATGNDEVNLLSCILVKEYNPKKIIARVSNPDHEEAFRKVGIDDVISPELTAASYLEKIITRPKIADLIVIGKGNAEILDIRVTNDKVVGKRIGDLSPTNNYIINAIYKDGEITIPKEDVVLARGDRIFVLVKSPAVKATTKLFTK, translated from the coding sequence ATGTATGTAGTTATAATGGGCAGTGGCCGAGTAGGGGTGAGCCTTGCAGCATCACTTGTAAGCGGTGGCCACGATATCACAATAATTGATAATGATGCAAGCCTCTGCAGCGACGCTGCCAGTGAAATGGATGCATTGGTTATATGTGGAAATGGAACAGATGTAAAAACCCTTGAAGAAGCTAACATTAGAGATGCAGACGTTTTTGTTGCAGCAACAGGTAACGATGAGGTTAACCTGCTTTCATGTATACTCGTTAAGGAGTACAACCCGAAAAAAATAATTGCAAGGGTCAGCAACCCTGACCATGAGGAGGCCTTCAGGAAGGTTGGAATAGATGATGTTATCAGCCCAGAACTCACAGCGGCAAGCTACCTTGAAAAAATTATAACAAGACCTAAGATTGCAGATTTGATAGTTATTGGAAAGGGAAATGCAGAGATACTGGACATAAGAGTTACCAATGATAAAGTTGTTGGTAAAAGAATAGGGGATCTCAGCCCAACCAATAATTACATAATAAATGCAATATACAAGGATGGAGAAATAACCATTCCTAAAGAAGATGTTGTACTTGCAAGGGGAGATAGAATATTTGTTCTGGTTAAAAGTCCTGCAGTGAAGGCAACAACCAAATTATTCACCAAATGA
- a CDS encoding MBL fold metallo-hydrolase: MKKINNIIMIDGMGYDSNIYIFDDVVVDTGTGENMGYIKDSIEKAGLSLDDLSLIVNTHNHYDHTGGNKYFNLEVAMHEADAEAFERGDDDVTVASMFGGSTEGMKVDRKLHEGDKIHDFTVFHTPGHTKGGICLYDGETLISGDTVFAGGGFGRTDIGGDVNDMQNSLEKLSKLDVKYLLPGHGPCTSDGSRHIKMAFGMVKMF, translated from the coding sequence TTGAAAAAAATCAACAACATCATAATGATAGACGGAATGGGTTACGATTCAAACATCTACATCTTCGATGATGTGGTAGTTGACACAGGAACCGGAGAAAACATGGGATACATCAAGGATTCCATTGAAAAAGCAGGCCTGAGTCTGGATGATCTGTCCCTAATCGTGAACACCCACAACCACTACGACCACACCGGCGGTAACAAATACTTCAACCTTGAAGTTGCAATGCATGAGGCGGATGCTGAAGCATTTGAACGTGGAGATGATGATGTAACCGTTGCATCAATGTTTGGAGGCTCCACTGAAGGTATGAAGGTGGACAGAAAACTCCACGAGGGAGACAAGATCCATGATTTCACAGTTTTCCACACACCGGGTCATACAAAGGGAGGAATATGTCTCTACGATGGTGAAACACTTATATCTGGCGATACTGTATTTGCAGGTGGAGGATTCGGACGTACCGACATAGGGGGCGATGTGAATGACATGCAAAACTCCCTTGAAAAACTGAGCAAACTGGATGTCAAGTACCTGCTCCCGGGACACGGTCCCTGCACTTCAGATGGATCAAGGCACATCAAGATGGCCTTTGGCATGGTTAAGATGTTTTAA
- a CDS encoding DUF3221 domain-containing protein produces the protein MKVITLIALLSVMFIGVIYGVLYATGDTPADMNGSIVGVCQNDQMMDYSSSNSILVDGVVTDGNQHGNVSVIVTNETQIFKKQGNKQISSSFSSFKPGQKVEIQFSGPIMESYPPQVRAGQIVISD, from the coding sequence ATGAAGGTTATCACACTCATTGCACTGTTATCAGTAATGTTCATAGGGGTAATATATGGGGTTTTATATGCAACAGGGGATACTCCTGCAGATATGAATGGAAGCATAGTTGGTGTCTGCCAAAACGATCAAATGATGGATTATTCATCATCAAATTCAATTCTGGTTGATGGTGTGGTCACAGATGGCAACCAGCATGGAAACGTGTCTGTAATAGTGACCAATGAAACTCAAATATTTAAAAAACAAGGAAACAAACAAATATCTTCATCATTCAGCAGTTTTAAACCTGGACAGAAGGTCGAAATTCAATTTTCCGGTCCAATAATGGAGTCTTATCCTCCACAAGTACGTGCAGGTCAGATAGTCATATCTGATTGA
- a CDS encoding pyrroline-5-carboxylate reductase dimerization domain-containing protein, with the protein MEKIGFIGYGSMGSMIIRGILSSNVPNHGEMIVSTRTDSKLNDLKKNYPEIEIADNNIDLAQKCHKIFLFVGTGDVKGVIEEIREYLMEYVHIIYISAGLTLDDVNTIFPGKLSKVIPSINSEVGEGVSLVCHSQNVAHEDVDFVDKIFGALGDVVVVDEADLEVATNLTSCSPAFIALILRKFAEAGSKISGISNQEAEDMVMKTCYGTSKLLYEGNMTVEEIVSRVATPGGITEEGLKGLERDLPRVFDELFKTTVSKHEVLKKQF; encoded by the coding sequence ATGGAAAAAATAGGTTTCATAGGCTACGGCAGTATGGGGAGCATGATTATAAGGGGAATTCTGTCTTCAAATGTTCCAAACCATGGAGAAATGATCGTATCAACGAGGACAGACTCCAAATTAAATGATCTGAAGAAAAATTACCCTGAAATTGAAATAGCCGATAATAATATTGATTTAGCCCAAAAATGTCATAAAATATTCCTTTTTGTAGGTACTGGTGATGTTAAGGGAGTGATAGAAGAAATAAGAGAATATCTCATGGAATATGTTCATATAATCTACATATCTGCTGGTTTAACTTTGGATGATGTAAATACGATTTTTCCAGGAAAGCTGAGTAAGGTCATACCCTCAATAAATTCAGAAGTGGGTGAAGGAGTTTCTCTGGTCTGTCACAGCCAGAATGTGGCTCATGAGGATGTTGATTTTGTGGATAAAATCTTCGGAGCTCTAGGGGATGTTGTGGTTGTTGATGAAGCAGATCTGGAAGTTGCAACCAACCTCACAAGTTGTTCTCCTGCATTCATTGCATTGATCCTTAGGAAGTTTGCAGAGGCAGGATCCAAGATCAGTGGTATTTCCAACCAAGAAGCAGAGGATATGGTCATGAAAACATGTTATGGAACTTCAAAACTTTTGTACGAAGGTAACATGACGGTTGAAGAAATTGTATCGAGGGTTGCAACTCCTGGAGGCATTACAGAAGAAGGTTTAAAGGGTTTAGAAAGGGATCTGCCCCGTGTGTTCGATGAACTCTTTAAAACTACCGTGAGCAAACATGAAGTACTGAAAAAGCAGTTTTAA
- a CDS encoding class I SAM-dependent methyltransferase gives MEYVHGYSNREALRLADQADTLTEILHSGITYPSGSSVLEAGCGVGAQTVVLAKNSSESEITSVDISEESLNHAESLIRSEGISNVNFQQADIMNLPFPENSFDHVFVCFVLEHLQNPEQALQNLKRVLKKGGSITVIEGDHGSCYFYPETKESVKVWNCLVQSQKCLDGNPMVGRELQPLLKNSGFKNVEISPKIVYVDSNRPELVDGFIKKTIIAMVEGVKDQALENGMIDIETWNRGIKDLYKTAEPGGTFFYNFFRGYGIK, from the coding sequence ATGGAATACGTACACGGTTATTCAAATAGGGAAGCCCTAAGGCTTGCTGATCAAGCTGATACTCTGACAGAAATACTGCATTCAGGTATAACTTATCCTTCAGGAAGCAGTGTCCTGGAGGCAGGATGTGGTGTTGGGGCTCAAACAGTTGTACTGGCTAAAAACAGTTCTGAATCTGAAATAACTTCAGTGGATATTTCAGAGGAATCCTTGAATCATGCAGAATCCTTAATAAGATCTGAGGGTATTTCTAATGTGAATTTTCAGCAGGCAGACATCATGAACCTTCCCTTTCCAGAAAACAGTTTTGATCATGTCTTTGTTTGTTTCGTTCTCGAGCACCTTCAAAATCCAGAACAAGCCCTTCAAAACTTGAAAAGAGTTTTAAAAAAGGGAGGATCAATAACTGTGATTGAAGGCGATCATGGGTCCTGCTACTTCTATCCTGAAACAAAGGAATCTGTGAAGGTATGGAACTGTCTGGTACAGAGTCAAAAGTGTTTGGATGGGAATCCTATGGTTGGAAGGGAGTTACAGCCTCTCTTAAAGAATTCTGGATTTAAAAATGTTGAAATTTCCCCTAAAATTGTATATGTTGACTCAAACAGGCCAGAACTTGTTGATGGATTTATAAAGAAAACCATCATTGCAATGGTGGAAGGTGTGAAGGATCAGGCTCTGGAAAATGGTATGATCGATATTGAAACATGGAACAGGGGAATAAAAGACCTTTACAAGACTGCTGAACCAGGTGGAACCTTTTTCTACAACTTCTTCAGGGGTTACGGTATCAAGTAA
- a CDS encoding transglutaminase-like domain-containing protein has product MQLKQMNDNINDYIKDSEILNYNDQNIQKKALELTHHSENQLETVKNVYEFVRDEVPHSLDIGGQMITFRASDVLDKSQGLCFAKSNLLAAMLRFLGVPTGFCYQRLTHEEGYVLHGLNAVLLDGEWYRLDARGNREDVDAQFSMDTEKLAFPVSHDGEVDYPGIYSEPVESVVKSFNGAENVDEVMERLSEVRI; this is encoded by the coding sequence TTGCAGCTTAAGCAGATGAACGATAATATAAATGATTACATAAAGGATTCTGAAATCCTGAACTACAATGATCAAAATATCCAGAAAAAGGCACTGGAACTAACTCATCACTCTGAAAATCAACTCGAAACAGTTAAAAATGTTTACGAATTTGTAAGGGATGAAGTACCACATTCACTGGATATTGGAGGACAGATGATAACCTTCAGGGCATCTGATGTTCTGGATAAAAGTCAAGGACTTTGCTTTGCAAAATCCAACCTCCTGGCTGCAATGCTCAGATTTTTAGGAGTGCCAACAGGTTTCTGTTATCAGAGGCTCACCCACGAGGAGGGTTACGTTCTTCACGGCCTCAACGCAGTACTTCTGGATGGTGAATGGTACAGGTTGGATGCAAGGGGTAACAGGGAGGATGTTGATGCCCAGTTCTCAATGGATACAGAAAAACTTGCATTCCCAGTTTCACACGATGGTGAGGTGGATTACCCTGGAATCTACTCAGAACCAGTTGAATCAGTTGTGAAATCATTCAATGGTGCTGAAAATGTTGATGAAGTTATGGAGAGGCTTTCAGAGGTAAGGATTTAA
- a CDS encoding dihydrofolate reductase family protein, translated as MLPKVIIYNAVSLDGRITGFNADSELYYELASKLGVDAVLMGSETVLTGFEAQPFQAFQEIGEDFKPREVDPADERPLLVVPDSRGQVRIWRRVLEMPYIRDVLVLCSRSTPQEYLDFLDENCVKYMIIGYQKVDLGFALEELNTQFGVKSVRVDSGGILNGVLLRENLVDEVHVFIHPELVGGTSPSSIYQAPDLESDEDTIPVFLTGLEKLKNDVVLLKYRIFK; from the coding sequence ATGTTACCAAAGGTCATAATATACAATGCAGTAAGCCTTGACGGCCGCATAACAGGATTTAATGCAGATTCAGAGCTTTATTATGAACTTGCTTCAAAATTGGGGGTTGATGCGGTTTTAATGGGAAGTGAAACTGTGCTGACAGGATTCGAAGCCCAGCCCTTCCAGGCTTTTCAGGAGATTGGAGAGGACTTCAAACCCAGAGAGGTTGATCCGGCAGATGAAAGACCGCTTCTCGTGGTTCCAGACAGCAGGGGGCAGGTAAGAATCTGGAGAAGGGTTCTTGAAATGCCCTACATCAGGGACGTCCTGGTTTTATGCTCCAGATCCACTCCCCAAGAGTACCTGGACTTTTTGGATGAGAACTGCGTTAAGTACATGATCATAGGTTACCAGAAGGTTGATCTGGGCTTTGCATTGGAGGAATTAAACACCCAGTTTGGAGTGAAGTCAGTGAGGGTTGACAGTGGTGGCATCTTAAATGGAGTTCTCCTGAGGGAGAACCTTGTGGATGAAGTCCACGTTTTCATCCACCCCGAGCTCGTGGGAGGAACATCACCTTCATCCATTTACCAGGCACCTGACCTGGAATCAGATGAAGATACGATACCGGTTTTTCTCACGGGCCTTGAGAAACTGAAGAATGATGTAGTTCTTCTCAAATATCGTATATTCAAGTGA
- a CDS encoding uracil-DNA glycosylase family protein, whose protein sequence is MVNTNLECDFPCDDVKHIWTIPKINLDPERVKIVVVSEAPPLDEKDYYYTNHGSFFQTTTCTTFEDAGYSPKNFEELVEKGIYFTTAIKCPKKNYNVKAQTLKNCSMILEKELSQFPNVSVIMCMGDFAIKCINYITKRRDGERVIPQGSTYKLRSNDYVMDSILYVPSYTQTGPSFNIEKSKRNMIAEDIRKAMEYAKIS, encoded by the coding sequence ATGGTTAACACAAATTTAGAGTGTGATTTTCCATGCGATGATGTTAAACACATCTGGACAATCCCCAAAATAAATTTAGACCCTGAAAGAGTTAAAATTGTGGTTGTATCTGAAGCACCTCCTCTCGATGAAAAAGATTACTACTACACCAATCATGGTAGCTTTTTTCAAACTACAACATGCACTACATTTGAAGACGCAGGATACTCCCCTAAAAATTTTGAGGAGCTGGTTGAAAAGGGAATATACTTCACCACTGCAATTAAATGTCCTAAGAAAAATTACAACGTCAAAGCACAAACCCTGAAAAATTGTTCAATGATTTTAGAAAAAGAACTGTCCCAGTTTCCCAATGTATCCGTTATTATGTGCATGGGGGACTTTGCAATTAAATGCATCAACTACATAACAAAGAGGAGGGATGGTGAAAGGGTTATTCCTCAGGGTTCAACCTACAAATTACGATCCAATGATTATGTCATGGATTCAATTCTTTACGTGCCTTCCTACACTCAAACAGGCCCTTCTTTCAACATCGAAAAAAGTAAAAGGAATATGATAGCTGAAGACATAAGAAAGGCCATGGAATATGCAAAAATAAGTTGA